Genomic DNA from Equus asinus isolate D_3611 breed Donkey chromosome 10, EquAss-T2T_v2, whole genome shotgun sequence:
ctttgaatgaTTAATTGTATACTTATTTTAGGTTACAAAGTGCTATTTAGAACaccttttgtctttattattttctaaaggtTTAAAGAGTAACTATGTTTTGCTGGGAGTTCCTAAGAGATTTTCATCATTTACATTTCCATAATAGTATTTTTTTTGAAAACCACAAGCATGTTTTATTTCTGCAGTTAGGACAAAACCTAATAGTAACAAATGCAACAAAAATCCTTCTGTATATAGCTTTGAATGACACGTGATCAATTTGTTTTCACACAATTGTTTTCTGAGTTTGAATTGTGTCTGCAGTAGCCTTGAATACTGAGTCACATAGTGAAAATCAGTATTCATATTGCATATTTTTATCATATAGTTTTGAATAACATGTGGTCGATGTTTTTTCACATGGTGATTTTCTCCACTTGAATTTTGTGTCTGTTGTAGCTTTGAATACTGTCATGTGGTGTAAATCAGTATTCATATTCCATCAGAGAAGTTTTTGCTACCCAGCATGTTCTTCACAGCAGTCTTCACATCCCTGTTCCTCAGACTATAGATGAGAGGATTGAGCATGGGAATCATCACTCCATAGAAGAGGGAGATGAGGGCCTCAACAATGTCTTCATTATCTGGACCAACAGAGCTTTTAGACTTGGGCTTTGCGTACATGAAGAAGATGGTTCCATAGAATATAATCACCACTGTCAAGTGGGCTgaacaggtggagaaggccttaCGTTTTCCTTCAGTTGAAGGAATCCTCAGAATAgtagcaataataaaaatgtaagagaTGGAAACTACCAGTAATGGAATAACCAGGAGAATCAGCGTTGAGCCTGCCATACTGATCACATTGATTGAAATATCAGCACAGGCCAGTTTTAGTACAGCCAGAATTTCACAGACAAAGTGGTTAATGACATTATTGGCACAGAACGGTAATTGCATTGCAAGAGCTGTCTGCACCACTGAGTCCACAAACCCAGAAACCCAGGATGCAACTGCCATGGGCACATAGGCACCTTTGTTCATGATGACAGGGTATCTCAGTGGATAGCAGATAGCCACATAGCGGTCCAGTGCCATCATGCCTAGAAGCACACACTCTGTGACCCCCATGGCAAAGGAGAGAAACATTTGTATCATGCAGGCAGAGAAGGAAATCCTTTTGCTTCCTGTCAAAAAGCTGTCCAGAATTAGTGGGACAGAGGAACTTGTGTAGCAAATGTCCAGGAAGGAAAgattacagaggaagaaatacattggGGTGTGCAAGTGAGAATCATAGATGCTTACTGAGATGAGGACTCCATTTCCCAGCAGGATCATCAGATACATCCACAAAACtagcaaaaataaaactgtctggAGCTTTGGATGGGCAGAAAGACCAACTAGGACAAATTCTGTCAACATGGAATCATTGGTCCTCTCCATATTACATATGACCTTTCTCTAGCAGCACTCTGTGGATGATAGAACAGAAATTTGTTAATACAGTGTCTCAAGAGCTCCTTGTTAAGAATCATATTCTGTGTTATTGTATTTCTCTATTTGGATGCAACCATATAATTCCGAGACAAACTTTTTACTGTAGATCCAGGCCACTAGACGGGGAATACTAACCTAATTTTCTCACGGTTAAGAGAAAAGTTATTTGATCATAGGACATTTGGATCCTAAACCAGTTTACTACCATACGTACTAGTTCTGCCTCTTAACATAGTGACTGCAAATCAGTGGCCCACAGCCTGGAGGAAGCAGAAAGATAGGCTTTGTTTGGCAGAGACACCTGCACCATATTTCAAATTTGAACTAGAGGTCAACATTTTAAAAGTAGGGGAAATGGGATAAAAACCTATACTTTCAGCTAGTCAtcaaataaatgataatatttgaaaACACTGGACCCATTTCCATCATGGAGCTCAGTTACACATGACCCATTGAATTTGAAGCATGTTCTCCATTCTCCCAGAgtaccctcctctctctcttatcTGCCTTTCACTGGATATGAATATTAGTTGTTAATTAACATGTTATTCTTCCTTAATTTCAAACATTTATATTACCTAACAgaattgtatatatatgtgaattCTTGACCCATGACTGCAGGACTGACTTATTCACTAGGCCCAGTAAGCCCACTATACTGGTAAGAGcctatataaatattttgattgcttttaaaatcaaattaaaacaaaatagggCATGCACAAGATCTTtacagaaatcatttaaaaattctaatacaTAGCATAACAGTATGAGTAACTGAAAAAGTACAACATGTTAATAGGTGGGATAAAAATATAAGGCTGCTATTTCTCCCAAAAATAAgtctatatatttaattaaatccaTTCAAAATTTTAtcgtgctttttaaaaatgaatatgagtgctcattctaaaatttatattgaagaaTAGAAATACACAACTTGCACagttaattttataaaagaaaagtagGGGAGCTTCCATATTGGAAAGACACTACAAAGTCGTAGTAATCCAAATATTATGGTAATGGTTCGGGGACTTTTAAGTAGtccagtggaaaagaaaagagatctcAGA
This window encodes:
- the LOC106830472 gene encoding olfactory receptor 13C8, producing MERTNDSMLTEFVLVGLSAHPKLQTVLFLLVLWMYLMILLGNGVLISVSIYDSHLHTPMYFFLCNLSFLDICYTSSSVPLILDSFLTGSKRISFSACMIQMFLSFAMGVTECVLLGMMALDRYVAICYPLRYPVIMNKGAYVPMAVASWVSGFVDSVVQTALAMQLPFCANNVINHFVCEILAVLKLACADISINVISMAGSTLILLVIPLLVVSISYIFIIATILRIPSTEGKRKAFSTCSAHLTVVIIFYGTIFFMYAKPKSKSSVGPDNEDIVEALISLFYGVMIPMLNPLIYSLRNRDVKTAVKNMLGSKNFSDGI